The Flavobacterium sp. K5-23 genome segment ATTAGGTATCGCAATTTTTTGCTTTCAATGCTTTTTTTTTAGTCCTTTTTTGGTTAGATGATAGGTTTGTTTTGAACGGGTAGGTTTATCCGGAATGGTCATTTCAACCCAACCTTCTTCTATGGCGGAGTTTAAATACGTATCTCGTAAATTGTCACGGTGTTTTAACTCCAATGCTTCTTGTATTTCATCACGATTCATTTCTCCGTCTAATACCCATAAGTCTCTTTCGATTTGAGT includes the following:
- a CDS encoding Fic family protein; protein product: MYKKVFQSRYTVLLRASLYYFTQIERDLWVLDGEMNRDEIQEALELKHRDNLRDTYLNSAIEEGWVEMTIPDKPTRSKQTYHLTKKGLKKKH